In the genome of Hugenholtzia roseola DSM 9546, one region contains:
- a CDS encoding SusD/RagB family nutrient-binding outer membrane lipoprotein, whose amino-acid sequence MKKFSIYSLILTFFFALTACDGFLEGYEDSPNEPQDVPMSSLLTQGEVFTYFLYGDELTRTSSIILQQMTGADRQFVAQNRYVIGSGDFETTWEFNAYAGAFNNYRIILEKAEAANAPHYAGVARILTAMSLGIMTDCFGDIPYSEALRGNDNLTPKYDSQEEIYNTIFDLLDQGISDLAASSSSLSPRADDLIYGGDREKWTKLAYSLKARYLNHLSKKGDRNAEILAAISNGFTSAADDALGKFQSAVPQSNLWYQFTVVDREGYMTQNGFMYDLMEQLNDPRVPFYRTEDLSGLPVLGQATSPLLLMTYMELKFIEAEVRARQNGDAATPLREGIQASMDLMGVPADQAQAFIGATVQNTLQSVMTHKYIAMYTQLESWTDWRRTGIPTLTPAADGQISEIPRRFPYPQSEYLYNPNTPTLDFPNNLTDRVWWDR is encoded by the coding sequence ATGAAAAAATTTAGTATATATTCTCTAATCCTTACCTTCTTCTTTGCCCTTACCGCTTGCGACGGCTTTTTAGAAGGCTACGAAGACAGCCCCAACGAGCCGCAAGACGTGCCGATGTCTTCACTCCTTACACAAGGGGAGGTCTTTACCTACTTCCTCTATGGCGATGAACTTACTCGTACTTCGAGCATCATCTTACAACAAATGACAGGCGCAGACCGCCAATTTGTGGCGCAAAACCGATACGTCATCGGTAGCGGTGATTTCGAAACTACGTGGGAATTTAACGCCTATGCAGGTGCTTTCAATAACTACCGCATCATCTTAGAAAAGGCAGAAGCCGCCAACGCGCCACACTATGCAGGCGTAGCGCGTATCCTAACGGCAATGAGCTTAGGCATCATGACAGACTGCTTTGGCGACATTCCTTATAGCGAAGCCCTTAGAGGAAACGACAACCTCACCCCTAAGTACGACTCGCAAGAGGAAATCTACAATACCATCTTTGACCTTTTAGACCAAGGCATCAGCGACTTGGCGGCAAGTTCAAGCTCGCTTTCACCACGCGCAGACGACCTTATTTATGGGGGCGACCGCGAAAAATGGACAAAGTTGGCATACTCGCTCAAAGCTCGCTATCTCAATCACCTTTCTAAAAAAGGCGACAGAAATGCGGAAATCTTGGCGGCTATCAGCAATGGCTTTACTTCCGCTGCTGATGATGCCTTAGGAAAATTCCAATCTGCCGTACCACAATCGAACCTTTGGTATCAATTCACAGTGGTAGATAGAGAAGGTTATATGACGCAAAATGGCTTTATGTACGATTTGATGGAGCAACTAAACGACCCACGTGTGCCTTTCTACCGTACCGAAGACCTTTCTGGACTACCCGTTTTGGGACAGGCTACTTCGCCGCTTCTTTTGATGACCTACATGGAATTGAAGTTTATTGAAGCCGAAGTAAGAGCGCGTCAGAATGGTGATGCTGCCACGCCTTTGCGCGAAGGCATACAGGCTTCTATGGATTTGATGGGCGTACCTGCCGACCAAGCACAAGCCTTTATCGGTGCAACGGTACAAAATACTTTGCAGTCAGTCATGACGCACAAGTATATCGCGATGTACACCCAATTAGAATCTTGGACGGATTGGAGAAGAACAGGAATCCCAACGCTCACGCCTGCCGCAGATGGTCAGATAAGCGAAATTCCACGCCGCTTCCCTTATCCGCAGTCGGAATATCTTTACAATCCGAATACACCTACTCTGGATTTTCCAAACAACCTCACTGACCGCGTTTGGTGGGATAGATAG